A genomic window from Chlorobium phaeobacteroides DSM 266 includes:
- the istB gene encoding IS21-like element helper ATPase IstB: MERTITTIQEHARELNLTGLAGTVDLLLEEARKSEPSYSDFALTLLESELSCRRKAHLERRRKIANLPLLHDLDHYDSGVQNGISQVQLQQLRQLLWLDQNFNLILIGPSGTGKSYLAGGLCHEALKLGYHALFRTMDDLIQTIRFKEITAAAAREYKRLLSAHLLVIDDIMMFPLEKSVAVGLFQLVNQLHEQTSFIITTNKSPKEWAEMLGDEVLATALLDRLLYKCEVIKLTGKSYRLEHRTTIFEQQQSPEGGGNRRKKQLPLQKGVGNHCKMT, translated from the coding sequence ATGGAAAGAACCATTACCACCATACAGGAACACGCCCGAGAACTTAATCTCACCGGGCTGGCAGGAACCGTCGATCTCCTGCTCGAAGAAGCGCGCAAAAGCGAACCATCCTACAGTGATTTTGCGCTGACCCTGCTTGAAAGTGAACTCTCCTGCCGACGGAAAGCTCATCTTGAACGGCGCCGGAAAATAGCAAACCTTCCGTTGCTCCATGATCTTGATCATTATGACTCGGGAGTGCAAAACGGGATCAGCCAAGTCCAGCTCCAGCAGTTACGGCAACTGCTCTGGCTCGACCAGAACTTCAACCTGATCCTTATCGGGCCAAGCGGAACCGGCAAGAGCTATCTTGCTGGCGGGCTCTGCCATGAAGCGCTGAAACTCGGTTATCACGCACTGTTCCGCACCATGGATGACCTCATCCAGACTATCAGGTTCAAAGAGATTACAGCGGCGGCAGCAAGAGAGTACAAACGATTGTTGAGTGCGCATCTGCTGGTTATCGACGACATCATGATGTTCCCGCTGGAAAAAAGTGTTGCCGTCGGGCTGTTCCAGCTTGTCAACCAACTGCATGAACAGACATCATTCATCATTACCACCAATAAAAGCCCGAAAGAGTGGGCAGAGATGCTTGGCGACGAGGTTCTTGCGACGGCTCTGCTTGATCGGCTGCTCTACAAGTGCGAAGTCATTAAACTGACCGGCAAGAGCTACCGGCTCGAACACCGGACAACCATCTTCGAACAACAACAATCGCCGGAAGGAGGGGGCAATCGTAGAAAAAAGCAACTACCACTTCAAAAAGGAGTAGGAAATCATTGCAAAATGACGTAA
- the istA gene encoding IS21 family transposase encodes MYNKVKEFAREGLSIRQISRKTGMDRVTVRKFLRMTDEEFSAFLALQKRRLRKLQPYEQFVKDRVTDYPDCSATQVEDWLKEHHPVFPEVTTRTIYSFVQWIRKAYDLPKPKGTPRAYHPVEQLPYGEQAQVDFGEYWMASADACKVKVHFMIMLLSRSRRKFVSFSQQPITTRFVLEAHEQAFSFFEGIPHTLVYDQDSTIVTDENRGAILYTEAFRKYLLHRSLKIHLCRKSDPESKGKIEAGVKYVKYNFLPGRRFVNLEVLNQEALLWLERTANAKEHATTRLIPDAEWQVEKQHLRPFEPLPYPISGTVGKEYHVRKDNTISYRGNFYSLPVGTYAGPGTLVVLEVRQNTLCLYAQEGRLLANHPIESGKGTVVINNNHRRDTSSKLRELQDSLMLLFTNQEHAERFLESIHNRYPRYSRDQFLHVRNAISGCQQKLIDDALAHCVDHHLFSSGEFHDILHHYRKQEEKQSHQAVFNTFRPKTLRSDMDRMLSFVPDSSGITTYENIFS; translated from the coding sequence ATGTACAACAAAGTTAAGGAATTTGCCCGAGAAGGATTAAGCATCCGCCAAATCAGTCGAAAGACGGGCATGGACAGAGTGACGGTGCGCAAGTTCCTCCGCATGACCGATGAGGAATTCAGTGCGTTTCTTGCTCTGCAGAAGCGGCGCCTCCGAAAATTGCAGCCTTATGAACAGTTCGTCAAGGATAGGGTTACCGACTATCCTGACTGCAGTGCAACTCAAGTTGAAGACTGGCTGAAGGAGCATCACCCTGTTTTTCCGGAGGTAACGACTCGAACGATCTACTCTTTTGTCCAGTGGATCCGAAAAGCCTATGATCTTCCAAAACCGAAAGGAACCCCTCGTGCCTATCATCCGGTCGAGCAACTTCCTTACGGAGAGCAGGCGCAGGTTGATTTCGGTGAGTACTGGATGGCGAGTGCTGATGCCTGCAAAGTGAAGGTGCACTTCATGATCATGCTGCTCTCCCGAAGCCGCAGGAAGTTTGTCAGCTTCAGCCAGCAACCGATTACGACCCGTTTTGTGCTTGAGGCTCATGAACAGGCATTTTCTTTTTTTGAGGGCATACCGCACACACTGGTCTATGATCAGGATTCCACCATTGTTACCGATGAGAACCGGGGTGCTATCCTCTATACTGAGGCATTCAGGAAATACCTGTTGCACCGCAGTCTGAAGATCCATCTCTGTCGGAAAAGCGATCCGGAAAGCAAAGGAAAAATCGAGGCCGGCGTCAAATATGTGAAGTACAACTTCCTGCCGGGGCGACGCTTCGTCAATCTTGAAGTCCTGAACCAGGAAGCGTTGCTCTGGCTTGAACGAACAGCCAATGCCAAGGAACATGCCACAACGCGGCTGATACCTGATGCTGAATGGCAGGTGGAGAAACAGCATCTTCGTCCTTTTGAACCCTTACCCTATCCGATTTCCGGTACTGTCGGTAAAGAGTATCACGTTCGCAAAGACAACACGATCTCGTATCGAGGGAATTTCTATAGCCTGCCGGTCGGCACCTATGCAGGGCCGGGGACACTGGTTGTGCTGGAAGTCAGGCAGAACACCCTTTGTCTCTATGCTCAAGAGGGCAGGTTGCTGGCCAATCACCCGATTGAGAGCGGCAAAGGCACCGTGGTGATCAACAACAACCATCGCCGTGATACCTCCTCCAAACTGCGAGAGTTGCAGGATTCGCTCATGCTGCTTTTCACCAATCAGGAACACGCGGAACGGTTTCTTGAAAGCATCCACAACCGTTATCCCCGATACAGTCGAGACCAGTTCCTGCATGTACGCAATGCCATCAGCGGATGCCAGCAGAAGCTGATTGATGATGCCCTCGCACACTGTGTCGATCATCATCTCTTTTCGTCCGGTGAGTTCCATGATATCCTGCACCATTACCGGAAGCAGGAGGAAAAACAGAGTCATCAGGCGGTGTTCAACACCTTCCGCCCGAAAACACTCCGAAGTGATATGGACAGGATGCTCTCGTTCGTGCCGGACAGCAGTGGCATAACCACCTATGAAAACATTTTCAGTTAA
- a CDS encoding transposase, translating to MPKGTSMAMATFDTIRFKLLKTGARIIERKTKNRKSLNICVVSLDHHQLCRKATIGNRMIFYTIAARLF from the coding sequence ATGCCCAAAGGAACCAGCATGGCTATGGCTACCTTTGACACTATTCGATTTAAACTTCTGAAAACAGGCGCAAGAATCATCGAGCGGAAAACAAAGAACAGGAAATCTTTGAACATTTGCGTTGTCAGCCTTGACCACCACCAATTATGTCGTAAGGCGACAATTGGCAACAGAATGATATTTTACACCATAGCAGCAAGACTCTTTTGA
- a CDS encoding transposase: MIYQATKKGGKKVALYFVGGNIISDVGMLLLREPENQLGIISMLTKCINDTRRSFSIIHSGQ, translated from the coding sequence ATTATTTATCAAGCAACAAAAAAAGGGGGCAAAAAAGTTGCTCTGTATTTTGTTGGTGGCAACATCATCAGCGATGTCGGGATGTTACTCTTGCGTGAACCCGAAAACCAACTGGGTATCATCAGCATGCTGACCAAGTGCATCAACGATACCCGGCGTTCTTTTTCGATTATACACAGTGGGCAATGA
- a CDS encoding M10 family metallopeptidase C-terminal domain-containing protein: MAIIYDTPGQVLTDFGYYDKPRSIVIQPDGKMVVFGTVSYSADDDEYSGIAVARYNPDLSLDQTFGINGKIVSYNESDPDYFRAIAYQPDGKALVLEGPDVYNNRTITVLRYLSDGSLDNSLNSHGIVDINFDNWQAHYRYLKGEDIDVQSDGKIVVLGIFEYKPNAIYSDIVLFRFNGDGSVDSSFGSNGNVLTNITRLTHGKSIAFQSDGKIIVAGYDGFAGATTSVLVVRYNSDGSLDTSFGDDGKVITSLASGSCRANEAIVQNDGKILVVGIKDGTDGTVLLMRYNEDGTLDSGFSEDGMVMASVSGASIGESVSVIIQPDGKILVKGIVDDDVIVLRYHADGSVDTAFSDNGMLRTSISAINSSFDARSDTDNIVLQPDGKILVTGYIGSDFVVQRYTADGKLDIDHYVPGTDGSDVIYGYDGDDTLDGGADNDTLYGGAGFDSISGGDGNDTLDGGDGKDVMAGGKGHDLYVVNDFDEVVEYADEGNDTVQSKILMYTLPGNVENLILDNGSNVFSGIGNSLSNIIIGNSFVNNLEGEGGNDYLYGLEGNDMIRGGAGNDTVDGGAGNDLIEGGSGDDVYVVDNPGDTIVELFNEGVDLVRSEVSWTLGSHLENLDLPGNANNNGSGNTLDNRITGNSGKNSLMGGAGNDTLFGAEGDDTLEGGTGADSMAGGMGNDLFIADTILDVVMEQAEEGIDLVRSNVSWTLSAHVEHLELLGTASTCGMGNELDNRITGNSGRNTLDGGVGADSMSGGIGDDTYVVDNSLDVVAEFVGEGCDQVRSNGSWMLGGNFENLELLGTSNTKGTGNDLDNRIIGNSGRNTLVGGAGNDTLDGGVGADSMVGGIGDDIYVVNYSLDVVTENADEGIDLVQSSTGWTLGANLENLELTGTANTRGTGNDHDNRITGNSGKNTLTGGAGNDTLDGGTGADSMSGGIGDDTYVVNYSLDVVTENADEGCDRVQSNVSWTLGSNVENLELTGTANTRGTGNELDNLITGNSGRNTLTGGDGNDTLDGGSGADSMSGGIGDDTYVVNCSLDVVTEFSGEGIDRVQSSTAWTLGGNFENLELTGTTNTRGMGNELDNLIIGNSGRNTLDGGVGADSMLGGQGDDTYVVNDSLDVVTEVANEGIDSIQSSLSWLLGANIENLELLGTSDSNGTGNGLDNRITGNTGANMLVGAAGKDTLVGGAGNDILDGGSGADSMAGGVGDDTYVVNYSRDVVMERAGEGTDLVQSGISWTLGDHVENLELTGTANTRGTGNDLGNRITGNSGRNTLDGGVGADSMAAGIGDDTYVVSDILDVVIEQAGEGTDLVRSSVSWTLGDNVENLELTGTANISGKGNEFDNRITGNTGANMLVGYAGKDTLVGGAGNDTLDGGVGADSMEGGKGDDTYVVNYSRDVVMERAGEGTDLVQSGTGWTLGDNIENLELTGTASTRGTGNSLNNLISGNGGNNILTGGEGNDTLDGGMGSDNMAGGSGDDTYMVNENSDVVTEYADEGIDLVRSSVSWMLGDNIENLELSGAEDFIGIGNDCDNGITSGSGNDMLTGGAGNDTLNGGLGEDRLAGGGDDDVYVVDNHFDIVMEHTDEGIDLVRSSISWTLGDHVENLELLGTADDSGTGNELDNRITGNSGNNMLTGGDGDDILDGGSGSDSMAGGSGDDLYVVSESGDVVTEYADEGIDLVRSGVSWSLETNFENLELIGTANITGTGNELDNRITGNNGKNTLIGGSGDDTLDGRSGVDSMSGGVGDDVYVVTESGDVVTEYADEGIDMVQSNVSWTLGANIENLELLGTSNSSGTGNELDNCITGNSEKNTLNGGLGEDRLAGGGDDDVYVVDNHFDTVMEHTDEGIDLVRSSISWTLGDHVENLELLGTADDSGTGNELDNRITGNSGNNMLTGGDGDDILDGGSGSDSMAGGSGDDLYVVSESGDVVTEYADEGIDLVRSGVSWSLETNFENLELIGTANITGTGNELDNRITGNNGKNTLIGGSGDDTLDGRSGVDSMSGGVGDDVYVVTESGDVVTEYADEGIDMVQSNVSWTLGANIENLELLGTSNSSGTGNELDNCITGNSEKNTLNGGLGEDRLAGGGDDDVYVVDNHFDTVMEHTDEGIDLVRSSISWTLGDHVENLELLGTADDSGTGNELDNRITGNSGNNMLTGGDGDDILDGGSGSDSMAGGSGDDLYVVSESGDVVTEYADEGIDLVRSGVSWSLETNFENLELIGTANITGTGNELDNYLTGNSGNNQLSGRAGNDTLDGGVGTDSMTGGTGNDIYVVNTSSDVVIEHEGEGDDFVLASVNWSLGSNTEYLALIGNGNTNGDGNDFDNIIIGNNGWNTLKGMAGNDVLIGGSAADNLTGGDGRDIFLYNSVSDSSINSADVITDFTGGADKIDLSGIDANSIEEGNQSFDSVILDGSDTFYAQGQLRFDSVTGILYGNTDNDTAPEFSVRLLGVTNINASDIVL; this comes from the coding sequence ATGGCTATTATTTATGACACTCCTGGTCAGGTACTAACTGATTTTGGTTACTATGATAAACCAAGAAGTATCGTTATACAACCTGACGGTAAAATGGTTGTTTTTGGTACCGTCAGTTATTCTGCAGATGATGATGAATATTCAGGTATCGCAGTGGCTCGATATAATCCGGATTTATCTCTTGATCAAACATTTGGCATCAACGGCAAGATCGTCTCATACAATGAGAGTGATCCTGATTATTTCAGGGCGATCGCATACCAGCCGGATGGTAAGGCTCTTGTTCTTGAAGGTCCGGATGTCTATAATAATCGTACGATAACAGTACTACGATATTTGAGTGATGGCAGTCTGGATAATAGTTTGAATTCACATGGTATTGTGGATATCAATTTTGATAATTGGCAGGCACATTACAGATACCTTAAAGGTGAAGATATAGACGTTCAATCAGACGGGAAAATAGTTGTTCTTGGCATTTTCGAGTATAAACCTAATGCGATTTATTCGGATATAGTTCTTTTTAGATTCAATGGCGATGGATCTGTTGACAGTTCCTTCGGCAGTAACGGAAATGTTCTGACCAATATCACAAGACTTACGCATGGAAAAAGTATTGCATTTCAGTCTGATGGTAAAATTATTGTAGCCGGGTATGATGGATTTGCAGGCGCAACAACAAGTGTATTGGTGGTCAGATATAATTCCGATGGGTCTCTCGATACCAGTTTCGGTGATGATGGTAAGGTTATAACGTCATTGGCCAGTGGATCATGCCGAGCAAATGAGGCGATTGTTCAGAATGACGGAAAGATACTTGTTGTCGGGATAAAAGATGGTACTGATGGTACTGTTTTACTGATGAGATATAATGAAGATGGCACGCTGGATAGCGGCTTTTCAGAAGATGGTATGGTTATGGCTTCTGTATCAGGGGCGTCGATAGGCGAAAGTGTAAGTGTGATTATACAGCCAGATGGAAAGATTCTGGTAAAAGGTATTGTTGATGATGATGTTATTGTTTTGCGTTACCATGCAGATGGTTCAGTTGATACTGCTTTTTCTGATAACGGGATGCTTAGAACCTCAATAAGCGCCATTAATTCATCTTTTGATGCAAGAAGTGATACCGATAATATTGTTTTGCAGCCTGATGGGAAAATTCTGGTCACCGGGTATATCGGTAGTGATTTTGTTGTGCAGCGTTATACTGCTGACGGGAAGTTGGATATTGATCATTATGTACCCGGTACGGATGGTTCGGATGTAATTTATGGTTATGACGGAGATGATACTCTTGATGGCGGTGCTGACAATGATACATTATATGGCGGAGCAGGATTCGATAGTATCAGCGGCGGTGATGGAAACGATACGTTGGATGGAGGTGACGGTAAAGATGTAATGGCTGGTGGAAAAGGTCATGATCTCTATGTGGTAAATGATTTCGATGAGGTTGTAGAATATGCTGATGAAGGTAATGATACCGTGCAGTCTAAAATATTGATGTATACTTTGCCGGGTAATGTTGAAAATCTGATATTAGATAATGGAAGTAATGTGTTTTCTGGAATCGGCAATAGTCTGTCGAATATCATTATCGGCAACAGTTTTGTCAATAATCTGGAAGGTGAGGGAGGCAATGATTATCTCTACGGTCTTGAAGGGAATGATATGATTCGGGGTGGGGCGGGTAATGATACCGTCGATGGCGGGGCCGGCAATGATCTCATAGAAGGGGGTTCCGGTGATGATGTGTACGTTGTTGACAATCCGGGTGATACTATCGTAGAGTTATTTAATGAGGGTGTCGATCTGGTTCGTTCTGAAGTCAGCTGGACTTTGGGTTCTCATCTTGAAAACCTCGACTTGCCTGGAAATGCGAATAACAACGGTTCGGGCAATACGCTCGATAACCGTATAACGGGTAACAGCGGAAAAAATTCCCTGATGGGCGGAGCGGGTAACGATACGCTTTTCGGAGCAGAGGGTGACGATACGCTGGAAGGCGGAACAGGAGCGGACAGCATGGCCGGCGGTATGGGTAATGACCTTTTTATTGCTGATACTATACTCGATGTGGTTATGGAACAGGCTGAAGAAGGTATCGATCTTGTGCGATCGAATGTCAGTTGGACTTTGAGCGCTCATGTCGAGCATCTGGAACTTCTGGGCACGGCGAGCACCTGTGGTATGGGTAACGAACTTGATAACCGAATAACGGGAAACAGCGGCAGAAATACGCTGGATGGTGGAGTTGGAGCAGATAGTATGTCCGGCGGCATCGGCGATGATACCTATGTGGTCGATAACAGTCTCGATGTGGTAGCGGAGTTTGTCGGAGAAGGTTGCGATCAGGTAAGATCGAACGGGAGCTGGATGCTTGGCGGGAACTTCGAGAATCTGGAACTTCTGGGCACGTCGAACACGAAAGGCACGGGCAACGACCTCGACAACCGCATAATCGGCAACAGCGGCAGGAACACCCTCGTCGGCGGAGCGGGCAACGACACGCTGGATGGCGGCGTTGGAGCGGACAGCATGGTCGGCGGCATCGGTGACGACATCTACGTGGTGAACTACAGTCTCGACGTGGTGACTGAAAATGCCGATGAAGGCATCGACCTTGTGCAATCGAGCACCGGTTGGACGCTGGGGGCTAATCTGGAAAATCTGGAATTGACCGGCACGGCAAACACGAGAGGCACCGGTAACGACCACGATAACCGGATAACCGGCAACAGTGGCAAGAACACCCTGACAGGAGGAGCCGGAAACGACACGCTGGATGGAGGTACCGGAGCGGACAGCATGTCCGGCGGCATCGGCGACGATACCTATGTAGTGAACTACAGCCTCGACGTGGTGACGGAGAATGCCGATGAAGGCTGCGATCGTGTACAATCGAATGTAAGCTGGACGCTGGGATCGAATGTTGAGAATCTTGAACTGACCGGTACGGCAAATACGAGAGGTACTGGCAACGAACTCGATAATCTGATAACGGGTAACAGCGGAAGGAACACCCTGACGGGAGGAGACGGCAACGATACGCTGGATGGCGGCAGTGGAGCGGACAGCATGTCCGGCGGCATCGGCGACGATACCTATGTAGTGAACTGCAGCCTCGACGTGGTGACGGAGTTTTCGGGAGAAGGGATCGACCGTGTGCAATCGAGCACAGCCTGGACGCTTGGCGGGAACTTCGAGAATCTTGAACTGACCGGTACGACAAATACAAGAGGGATGGGCAATGAGCTCGATAATCTTATAATCGGCAACAGCGGAAGGAATACGCTGGATGGCGGTGTCGGAGCGGACAGCATGCTTGGCGGTCAGGGTGACGATACGTATGTGGTGAACGACAGCCTCGATGTGGTAACGGAGGTTGCAAATGAAGGTATTGATAGTATACAGTCGAGTTTGAGCTGGTTGCTGGGAGCAAATATCGAAAATCTGGAATTGCTCGGCACGTCAGACAGCAATGGAACGGGTAATGGCCTTGATAACCGGATAACGGGTAATACCGGGGCGAATATGCTTGTCGGTGCTGCGGGAAAAGATACGCTTGTTGGCGGGGCGGGTAACGACATACTGGATGGCGGCAGTGGAGCTGACAGTATGGCCGGTGGGGTCGGTGACGATACCTATGTGGTGAATTACAGTCGTGATGTGGTGATGGAGCGAGCAGGTGAAGGTACCGATCTTGTGCAGTCGGGCATAAGCTGGACGCTTGGAGATCATGTCGAGAACCTTGAGCTGACCGGCACGGCAAACACGAGAGGTACGGGTAACGACCTCGGTAACCGAATTACCGGCAACAGCGGCAGGAACACGCTGGATGGCGGCGTTGGAGCGGACAGCATGGCTGCCGGCATCGGCGACGATACGTATGTAGTAAGTGATATTCTCGATGTGGTAATCGAGCAAGCAGGTGAAGGCACAGATCTGGTACGATCGAGTGTCAGCTGGACACTTGGAGATAATGTAGAAAACCTGGAATTGACGGGTACAGCAAATATAAGTGGTAAGGGTAACGAATTCGATAACCGGATAACGGGTAATACCGGGGCGAATATGCTTGTCGGTTATGCCGGAAAAGATACTCTTGTTGGCGGGGCTGGCAACGATACGTTGGATGGCGGAGTTGGTGCCGATAGCATGGAAGGAGGGAAAGGTGATGATACGTACGTGGTGAATTACAGCCGTGATGTGGTGATGGAGCGAGCAGGTGAAGGTACCGATCTTGTGCAGTCGGGCACAGGCTGGACGCTTGGCGATAATATCGAGAATCTTGAGCTGACCGGTACAGCAAGCACAAGAGGAACGGGTAATTCGCTTAATAACCTTATATCGGGAAACGGTGGCAATAATATCCTGACCGGCGGCGAAGGCAATGACACGCTTGACGGCGGTATGGGATCGGACAATATGGCCGGAGGTTCGGGTGATGATACCTATATGGTCAATGAGAACAGCGATGTGGTGACGGAATACGCAGACGAAGGCATCGATCTGGTTCGTTCAAGCGTAAGCTGGATGCTTGGCGATAATATCGAAAATCTTGAATTATCTGGTGCCGAAGATTTTATTGGGATTGGCAATGACTGCGATAATGGGATTACGAGTGGATCGGGAAACGATATGCTGACAGGTGGGGCAGGCAACGATACGTTGAATGGTGGTTTGGGTGAAGATCGTCTGGCAGGGGGGGGAGATGACGACGTTTATGTGGTTGATAACCACTTTGATATAGTGATGGAGCATACAGATGAAGGTATCGATCTGGTTCGTTCGAGCATCAGCTGGACGCTTGGCGATCATGTCGAGAATCTTGAGCTGCTTGGTACGGCTGACGACTCCGGCACTGGCAACGAACTGGATAACCGAATAACGGGCAACAGCGGCAATAATATGCTGACCGGAGGAGACGGCGACGACATACTTGATGGCGGTTCGGGATCGGACAGTATGGCAGGAGGCTCCGGTGATGACCTCTATGTCGTCAGCGAGAGCGGCGATGTGGTGACGGAATACGCAGACGAAGGCATCGATCTGGTTCGTTCCGGCGTAAGCTGGTCGCTGGAAACGAATTTCGAAAACCTCGAGCTTATCGGTACGGCTAATATCACCGGGACAGGTAACGAGCTTGATAACCGAATAACGGGCAATAACGGCAAAAACACCCTCATCGGAGGATCGGGAGACGACACGCTCGATGGCCGCAGTGGAGTGGACAGTATGTCAGGAGGCGTTGGTGATGACGTCTATGTCGTTACTGAGAGCGGCGATGTGGTGACGGAATACGCAGACGAAGGCATCGATATGGTGCAGTCGAACGTAAGCTGGACGTTGGGCGCGAATATCGAAAATCTCGAGCTGCTCGGTACGTCCAACAGCAGCGGAACCGGTAACGAACTCGATAACTGTATAACGGGCAACAGCGAGAAGAATACGTTGAATGGTGGTTTGGGTGAAGATCGTCTGGCAGGGGGGGGAGATGACGACGTTTATGTGGTTGATAACCACTTTGATACAGTGATGGAGCATACAGATGAAGGTATCGATCTGGTTCGTTCGAGCATCAGCTGGACGCTTGGCGATCATGTCGAGAATCTTGAGCTGCTTGGTACGGCTGACGACTCCGGCACTGGCAACGAACTGGATAACCGAATAACGGGCAACAGCGGCAATAATATGCTGACCGGAGGAGACGGCGACGACATACTTGATGGCGGTTCGGGATCGGACAGTATGGCAGGAGGCTCCGGTGATGACCTCTATGTCGTCAGCGAGAGCGGCGATGTGGTGACGGAATACGCAGACGAAGGCATCGATCTGGTTCGTTCCGGCGTAAGCTGGTCGCTGGAAACGAATTTCGAAAACCTCGAGCTTATCGGTACGGCTAATATCACCGGGACAGGTAACGAGCTTGATAACCGAATAACGGGCAATAACGGCAAAAACACCCTCATCGGAGGATCGGGAGACGACACGCTCGATGGCCGCAGTGGAGTGGACAGTATGTCAGGAGGCGTTGGTGATGACGTCTATGTCGTTACTGAGAGCGGCGATGTGGTGACGGAATACGCAGACGAAGGCATCGATATGGTGCAGTCGAACGTAAGCTGGACGTTGGGCGCGAATATCGAAAATCTCGAGCTGCTCGGTACGTCCAACAGCAGCGGAACCGGTAACGAACTCGATAACTGTATAACGGGCAACAGCGAGAAGAATACGTTGAATGGTGGTTTGGGTGAAGATCGTCTGGCAGGGGGGGGAGATGACGACGTTTATGTGGTTGATAACCACTTTGATACAGTGATGGAGCATACAGATGAAGGTATCGATCTGGTTCGTTCGAGCATCAGCTGGACGCTTGGCGATCATGTCGAGAATCTTGAGCTGCTTGGTACGGCTGACGACTCCGGCACTGGCAACGAACTGGATAACCGAATAACGGGCAACAGCGGCAATAATATGCTGACCGGAGGAGACGGCGACGACATACTTGATGGCGGTTCGGGATCGGACAGTATGGCAGGAGGCTCCGGTGATGACCTCTATGTCGTCAGCGAGAGCGGCGATGTGGTGACGGAATACGCAGACGAAGGCATCGATCTGGTTCGTTCCGGCGTAAGCTGGTCGCTGGAAACGAATTTCGAAAACCTCGAGCTTATCGGTACGGCTAATATCACCGGGACAGGTAACGAGCTTGATAACTATCTAACAGGTAATAGTGGCAACAATCAACTCAGTGGCAGAGCAGGTAATGACACTCTTGACGGGGGGGTTGGTACGGACAGTATGACTGGAGGCACCGGTAATGATATCTATGTCGTCAATACCAGTAGTGATGTAGTGATAGAGCATGAGGGCGAAGGTGACGATTTTGTGCTCGCGAGTGTGAATTGGTCATTGGGTTCCAATACCGAGTATCTTGCTTTGATCGGAAATGGAAATACCAATGGAGATGGTAATGATTTTGATAACATCATTATTGGTAATAATGGTTGGAATACCCTCAAGGGTATGGCTGGCAACGATGTACTGATCGGTGGAAGTGCCGCAGATAATCTGACCGGGGGCGATGGTAGAGATATTTTTCTTTACAATAGCGTAAGCGATAGCAGCATTAATTCTGCAGATGTCATTACCGACTTTACGGGAGGCGCAGATAAAATCGATCTCAGCGGTATCGATGCCAACAGCATTGAAGAGGGAAATCAATCATTCGACAGTGTGATTCTTGATGGTTCCGATACATTCTATGCGCAGGGCCAGTTGCGATTCGACAGTGTTACCGGTATTTTGTACGGTAACACTGATAATGACACAGCGCCGGAATTCAGCGTCCGACTATTGGGCGTTACAAACATCAATGCTTCGGATATTGTGCTGTAG